The sequence AGCAGGAATGATGTTTTTTATGACTCGTTCGCAAAAGAAACAACAAAATGAACGTCAAACACTTTTGGATGCAATGAAAGTGGGCGATGAAGTTGTAACGATCGGCGGATTACACGGTGTGATCTCTGAAATCGATAGCGAAAAAAGAACAGTATTGATCGATTGTGAAGGAATCATCCTTGAATTTGATCGTGCTGCAATCAAAACTGTCAAACCAGGTACTGTTGTTACAAATGACAGTGACGTAACAGTTGTTGAAACAGAAGAAACAATTGTTGAAGAGCCAACTGTAACAACAACTTCTGAAAACAACGAAACGAAAGAATAAATTCCAGCTTGCTGGAATTTTTTCTTTCTAACGCAACTAGGCAAATAGACATAGATTATTTTTTGGAAAGAAGGGGAGAACCATCGAAAAGCTGTCCTGGCACCAAAAGTTCTTATTGAAAAAAGAGTTAAAACTCAAATGCCGATCTTTTCAGCAACTTGGTTATTCTTCAGTCAACGAAACAGAATTGATGAACTATCTCGTTTCTTATCGTTGGAAAAAGAACGCTCCATCATCGATCAAAGCTTGTCGTGAAGACATTTTACATATTGAGCCAAATGAATTTTTTGATTATCAGCAATTGATTGCGCAAACAAGCAGTTTAACGATTAAAGATTGGCATGACTTAACGGATCTATTCTAATACAGAATAGGTTCTTTTTTCTTTTTGTATAATAAGAAGCGCTTACTTGAAAAAGATGAATAAAAAAACGATAAATGTGAAAAAAATCACAATAAAACTATTTACAAGAAAAAAATAATGTTGTATGATGTGTATGTGAAATAGTTAACAAACAAAAAATAACTAACTTATTTTTCTAGGAGGATCACAATGGCTAAAACAATGAAGAAAGAAGATACCAAAACGACTGATGTATCAGCAATGATCGACGAGTTGGCAAGAAAAGCAAATATTGCTTTAAAAGAAATGGAAGACTTCGATCAAGAAAAAGTTGACCACATTGTGCACCAAATGGCAATGGCAGCATTAGACCAACATATGCCTTTAGCAAAAATGGCTGTAGAAGAAACTGGCCGTGGAATTTACGAAGATAAAGCAATCAAAAATATGTACGCTTCTGAATATATTTGGAACAGCATCAAGCATGATAAAACGGTTGGTGTTATCAATAAAGACGACCAAACAGGCTTAATCGAAATCGCTGAACCAGTTGGGGTGGTTTGTGGTGTTACACCAACAACGAATCCAACATCAACAACCATTTTTAAAGCGTTGATTTCAATCAAAACACGTAATCCAATCGTATTCGCGTTCCACCCAAGTGCACAAAAATGTTCTGCTGAAGCTGCTCGTATCGTTCGTGATGCAGCCATTAAAGCAGGTGCTCCAGAAAACTGTGTACAATGGATCGAACAACCTTCTTTAGAAGCAACTTCAGGTTTGATGAATCATCCTGGTATTGCCATTGTTTTAGCTACTGGTGGTAGTGCTATGGTTAAATCAGCCTATTCAACTGGTAAACCAGCGTTAGGTGTTGGACCAGGTAATGTTCCTTCATATATTGAAAAAACAGCTAAAATCAAACGTGCAGTAAACGACTTGATCGTGTCTAAATCATTTGATAACGGCATGATTTGTGCTTCTGAACAAGCTGTGATCGTAGATAAAGAAGTTTATGCAGCAGTAAAAGCTGAATTTGAAGCACATCAAGTGTACTTCGTTAAACCAAACGAATTACAAAAACTAGAAGATGCTGTGATGAACGAAGGAAAATATGCTGTTAATCCAGCAATCGTTGGGTACTCTGCTGAACATATCGCAGAACTCGCTGGAATCAAAGTACCAAAAGGCACAAAAATTCTAATTGCTGAACTTGAAGGAGCAGGAGCAGAATACCCACTTTCTCGTGAAAAATTATCGCCAGTTTTAGCGATGATGAAAGCAAAAAATACAGATCATGCCTTTGATTTATGTGAAGCAATGCTTGAATTAGGTGGTTTAGGTCATACAGCAGTGATCCATACAGAAGATGAAGACCTACAAGTGAAATTTGGTTTACGCATGAAAGCTTGCCGTATCTTAGTAAATTCTCCATCTGCTGAAGGCGGAATCGGGAATATCTATAACGAAATGATTCCTTCATTAACATTAGGTTGCGGATCTTACGGTAAAAACTCAGTCTCTAAAAACGTATCTGCTGTTAACTTGATCAATGTCAAA is a genomic window of Enterococcus haemoperoxidus ATCC BAA-382 containing:
- the adhE gene encoding bifunctional acetaldehyde-CoA/alcohol dehydrogenase, which translates into the protein MAKTMKKEDTKTTDVSAMIDELARKANIALKEMEDFDQEKVDHIVHQMAMAALDQHMPLAKMAVEETGRGIYEDKAIKNMYASEYIWNSIKHDKTVGVINKDDQTGLIEIAEPVGVVCGVTPTTNPTSTTIFKALISIKTRNPIVFAFHPSAQKCSAEAARIVRDAAIKAGAPENCVQWIEQPSLEATSGLMNHPGIAIVLATGGSAMVKSAYSTGKPALGVGPGNVPSYIEKTAKIKRAVNDLIVSKSFDNGMICASEQAVIVDKEVYAAVKAEFEAHQVYFVKPNELQKLEDAVMNEGKYAVNPAIVGYSAEHIAELAGIKVPKGTKILIAELEGAGAEYPLSREKLSPVLAMMKAKNTDHAFDLCEAMLELGGLGHTAVIHTEDEDLQVKFGLRMKACRILVNSPSAEGGIGNIYNEMIPSLTLGCGSYGKNSVSKNVSAVNLINVKTVAKRRNNMQWFKLPPKIFFEKNSLQYLQKMENVERVMIVCDPGMVQFGYADTVRKELQKRKNDVQIEVFSAVEPNPSTNTVYAGTKVMVDFEPDTIIALGGGSAMDAAKGMWMFYEHPDTEFFGAKQKFLDIRKRTYKIEKAVKTQFVCIPTTSGTGSEVTPFAVITDSDTHVKYPLADYALTPDVAIIDPQFVMSVPASVTADTGMDVLTHAIESYVSVMASDYTRGLSLQAIKLVFEHLENSVKRPDAESREKMHNASTMAGMAFANAFLGICHSVAHKIGGEYGIPHGRTNAILLPHIIRYNAKDPSKHAMFPKYDYFRADTDYADIAKFLGLKGKNTAELVDALATAVYDLGVSVGIDMNLKAQGVTQEILDSTVDHMAELAYEDQCTTANPKEPLISELKQIIIDAYNG
- the yajC gene encoding preprotein translocase subunit YajC → MGGGLSFILPLILLAGMMFFMTRSQKKQQNERQTLLDAMKVGDEVVTIGGLHGVISEIDSEKRTVLIDCEGIILEFDRAAIKTVKPGTVVTNDSDVTVVETEETIVEEPTVTTTSENNETKE
- a CDS encoding post-transcriptional regulator, encoding MSWHQKFLLKKELKLKCRSFQQLGYSSVNETELMNYLVSYRWKKNAPSSIKACREDILHIEPNEFFDYQQLIAQTSSLTIKDWHDLTDLF